Proteins from a single region of Takifugu rubripes chromosome 4, fTakRub1.2, whole genome shotgun sequence:
- the avpi1 gene encoding arginine vasopressin-induced protein 1: MKKWIPDRPPPPASVVAGPSSLWRLADRRARKAGSANIFSNVNLCQLQRLFRAAGDQDAEQRAQLIWGHSDETELAQALIGLRARSHKRGPRGSRRDALGSHWLQAFNHLRIGENLPNNQKKDSLEDSDSEDGAQNRPDPHQHNSSMVLAESRGPAGTSERPGRPNSGLRRGGENDPERYLHRILH, translated from the exons atgaagaa ATGGATACCGGACCGGCCACCCCCCCCTGCCTCCGTGGTGGCGGGGCCTTCATCGCTGTGGCGACTGGCTGACCGGCGGGCCAGGAAGGCCGGCTCGGCCAACATTTTCAGCAACGTAAATCTGTGTCAGCTCCAAAGGCTGTTCAGGGCGGCGGGGGACCAGGATGCCGAGCAGAGGGCACAGCTCATTTGGGGCCATAGTGACGAGACGGAGCTGGCACAGGCCCTAATCGGACTGAGGGCAAGGAGTCACAAGAGAGGGCCTCGAGGCAGCAGGAGAGACGCACTGGGCTCACACTGGCTACAAGCATTTAATCACCTCAG GATTGGTGAGAATCTGCCAAACAACCAGAAAAAGGACTCTCTCGAAGACAGTGATTCCGAGGACGGAGCCCAAAACAGGCCGGATCCACACCAACACAACTCCTCGATGGTGTTAGCTGAGAGCCGAGGCCCGGCGGGGACCTCAGAGAGGCCGGGGAGACCCAACTCAGgactgaggagggggggagagaacgACCCAGAGAGATACCTCCACAGAATCCTCCACTGA